The following are encoded together in the Nocardioides okcheonensis genome:
- a CDS encoding zinc metalloprotease, producing the protein MSHHRPLRTLALAASLAIVGTATTATAAVPASAQAPSPGVAACADDHGHAAAARVRKGSKQLEPALFQGSASQYSALEPAGLLPAGSVTVPTYFHVVVPVGTTQAAKDRLGQLVQAQVGVLNEAYAGRTGAEASTATPFRFSLAKVDFFENDTWSTVTPGPVEKEMKAATRVGGKNTLNVWTADIGDDLLGWATFPTKRLSSNDGVVILDESMPGGTAGKYAFGDTLTHEVGHWLALFHTFQGGCKGQGDQVADTAAEATAQFDCPVGADTCAAPGLDPIHNYMDYTQDSCMYQFTPGQVTRMSDAWQQYRAR; encoded by the coding sequence ATGTCCCACCACCGTCCCCTCCGCACCCTCGCCCTCGCCGCCAGCCTCGCGATCGTCGGCACCGCGACGACCGCCACCGCCGCGGTCCCGGCCTCCGCCCAGGCGCCGTCGCCCGGGGTCGCCGCCTGCGCCGACGACCACGGCCACGCTGCCGCGGCGCGGGTCCGCAAGGGTTCCAAGCAGCTCGAGCCCGCCCTCTTCCAGGGCTCGGCGTCGCAGTACTCCGCGCTCGAGCCCGCCGGGCTGCTCCCGGCCGGGTCGGTCACCGTCCCGACGTACTTCCACGTGGTCGTCCCCGTCGGCACCACGCAGGCCGCCAAGGATCGCCTCGGCCAGCTGGTGCAGGCGCAGGTCGGCGTCCTCAACGAGGCGTACGCCGGGCGCACCGGCGCCGAGGCCTCCACGGCGACGCCGTTCCGCTTCTCGCTGGCGAAGGTCGACTTCTTCGAGAACGACACGTGGTCCACGGTCACGCCCGGACCGGTCGAGAAGGAGATGAAGGCAGCCACCCGCGTCGGGGGCAAGAACACCCTCAACGTCTGGACCGCCGACATCGGCGACGACCTGCTCGGCTGGGCGACGTTCCCGACGAAGAGGCTCAGCAGCAACGACGGCGTCGTGATCCTCGACGAGTCGATGCCCGGCGGCACGGCCGGCAAGTACGCGTTCGGCGACACCCTCACCCACGAGGTCGGTCACTGGCTCGCGCTGTTCCACACGTTCCAGGGCGGCTGCAAGGGTCAGGGCGACCAGGTCGCCGACACCGCGGCGGAGGCCACCGCCCAGTTCGACTGCCCGGTCGGGGCCGACACCTGCGCCGCGCCCGGCCTGGACCCGATCCACAACTACATGGACTACACGCAGGACTCCTGCATGTACCAGTTCACGCCCGGTCAGGTCACGCGGATGAGTGACGCCTGGCAGCAGTACCGGGCCCGCTGA
- a CDS encoding dienelactone hydrolase family protein: MDALETWTRSEHTADVDGSPTTHPVWRKGSGPGVVVVHEVPGLTTGVIAFGEELVEAGYTVLLPHLFGPVGRPFGGGDVLRTLPRLCVSREFTMLATGVTTPVAGWLRSLARELHAELGGPGVGALGMCFTGGFALAMMVDESVVAPVVCQPSVPFPVGGRRAADLNLSPADTEAVRRRASGCQVLGIRYAADPAVGTRFDTLTSLIGDDFVRVELPGKGHSTVTEQRSQVAVDAVLEFFGERLRA; this comes from the coding sequence GTGGACGCACTCGAGACCTGGACCCGATCCGAGCACACCGCCGACGTCGACGGCTCGCCGACGACGCACCCGGTCTGGCGCAAGGGCTCCGGCCCGGGCGTGGTGGTCGTCCACGAGGTCCCGGGGCTGACGACCGGGGTCATCGCCTTCGGCGAGGAGCTGGTCGAGGCCGGCTACACCGTGCTCCTCCCCCACCTCTTCGGCCCCGTCGGGCGCCCGTTCGGCGGCGGCGACGTGCTGCGCACCCTGCCCCGCCTCTGCGTGAGCCGCGAGTTCACCATGCTCGCGACCGGCGTCACCACGCCGGTCGCCGGCTGGCTCCGGTCGCTCGCGCGCGAGCTCCACGCCGAGCTCGGCGGTCCGGGCGTCGGCGCCCTCGGCATGTGCTTCACCGGCGGCTTCGCGCTGGCCATGATGGTCGACGAGTCGGTGGTCGCACCGGTCGTGTGCCAGCCGAGCGTCCCCTTCCCGGTCGGGGGCAGGCGCGCAGCCGACCTCAACCTGTCGCCCGCCGACACCGAGGCCGTGCGCCGCCGCGCGTCCGGCTGCCAGGTCCTCGGCATCCGCTACGCCGCCGACCCCGCCGTCGGCACCCGCTTCGACACCCTGACGTCGCTGATCGGCGACGACTTCGTCCGCGTCGAGCTGCCCGGCAAGGGCCACTCCACCGTCACCGAGCAGCGCTCGCAGGTCGCCGTCGACGCGGTGCTGGAGTTCTTCGGCGAGCGGCTGCGCGCCTGA
- a CDS encoding sulfotransferase family 2 domain-containing protein: MLISDARRALFVHVPKTGGVSVGVTFTRTCPDARSKAPGVTPPLGRHAPYARILRAEPHVSDYWSFAFVRNPWARMVSWWSMIDDWNREWGPASGRPQEGATRMRGNDLWRAAATYSGFEEFVLRGTEELPRLGRPQVHYLRAPGREVDFVGRTETFAEDLAEVERRLGGDPTRVPHRNRSPHGSYRDYYTPATRDRVAEVYADDLEAFGYTF, translated from the coding sequence GTGCTGATCTCCGACGCCCGCCGCGCGCTCTTCGTGCACGTGCCGAAGACCGGCGGCGTCTCGGTCGGGGTCACCTTCACGCGCACCTGCCCGGACGCGCGCAGCAAGGCGCCGGGGGTCACTCCGCCGCTGGGACGGCACGCCCCGTACGCCCGGATCCTGCGCGCCGAGCCGCACGTCTCCGACTACTGGTCGTTCGCCTTCGTCCGCAACCCGTGGGCGCGGATGGTGTCGTGGTGGTCGATGATCGACGACTGGAACCGCGAGTGGGGCCCGGCCAGCGGACGGCCGCAGGAGGGCGCGACCCGGATGCGCGGCAACGACCTGTGGCGCGCGGCCGCGACGTACTCCGGGTTCGAGGAGTTCGTGCTGCGCGGCACCGAGGAGCTCCCCCGGCTCGGGCGGCCGCAGGTGCACTACCTGCGCGCCCCCGGGCGGGAGGTCGACTTCGTCGGCCGGACCGAGACGTTCGCCGAGGACCTCGCGGAGGTGGAGCGCCGCCTCGGCGGCGACCCGACGCGCGTGCCGCACCGCAACCGGTCGCCGCACGGCAGCTACCGCGACTACTACACCCCGGCCACCCGGGACCGGGTGGCCGAGGTGTACGCCGACGACCTCGAGGCCTTCGGCTACACGTTCTGA